The following proteins are encoded in a genomic region of Dialister hominis:
- a CDS encoding AI-2E family transporter produces MRWGAEFWLRVVIVAMFCVLIIKAPIVLFPFITSLIITILLTPLARFIYKGAGRLGIKRFPYDAAILISFAVFVAVIYLIAVHVFVPFIKEFREFIKSVPGMLDTAQLAIPEIERQYQLDLLPPEAKNLISRFVQDVGEYTLKLAQFSLSAIFSFASTIIELIVVPFVTFYMMKKGGAFISSFIGIFPDRYHAHLTQLFREIHFVLNAYIRGQLLLSILMSIVVFLGMWSMNIPYPLVIGFLAGIVEMIPLIGPIIGAVPPVLLGLLQGTGVMFQVIIFYIIVQQLDGHFVMPKLMGSIIDVHPVAIIAGVLVGGHLFGVVGMMISVPLVAVLQVLLRHMWFYDRYRTMR; encoded by the coding sequence ATGAGGTGGGGCGCTGAGTTTTGGCTTCGTGTTGTTATTGTAGCCATGTTTTGCGTTTTAATAATTAAAGCACCTATAGTTTTATTCCCATTCATTACTTCTTTAATTATTACTATTCTTTTAACGCCTCTGGCCCGCTTTATTTATAAAGGAGCAGGGCGCCTAGGAATAAAACGTTTTCCTTATGATGCAGCTATCCTGATATCATTTGCAGTTTTTGTTGCGGTCATATATCTTATTGCAGTTCATGTGTTTGTTCCGTTCATCAAGGAATTCAGGGAATTTATAAAAAGTGTTCCGGGGATGCTTGATACGGCACAGCTTGCCATACCGGAAATCGAACGCCAGTACCAATTGGATTTACTGCCGCCAGAGGCCAAAAATCTGATATCAAGATTTGTTCAGGATGTAGGGGAATATACATTAAAGCTTGCACAATTCAGTCTTTCCGCGATTTTCAGTTTTGCCAGCACGATTATTGAGCTGATCGTCGTACCATTTGTCACATTTTATATGATGAAAAAAGGAGGCGCTTTTATTTCTTCTTTCATCGGTATATTTCCTGACAGATATCATGCACACCTGACACAATTATTCAGAGAAATCCATTTTGTGCTGAATGCGTATATAAGAGGGCAGCTCCTTCTTTCCATATTGATGTCCATCGTTGTTTTCCTTGGCATGTGGTCCATGAACATACCGTACCCGCTTGTGATTGGCTTCCTTGCCGGAATTGTTGAAATGATTCCGCTGATCGGACCGATTATCGGAGCGGTACCCCCGGTGCTCCTCGGACTTCTGCAGGGGACGGGAGTCATGTTCCAGGTTATAATTTTTTATATCATTGTTCAGCAGCTTGACGGACACTTTGTGATGCCGAAATTAATGGGCAGCATTATTGATGTACATCCGGTTGCCATCATCGCCGGTGTGCTTGTGGGTGGGCATTTATTCGGTGTTGTTGGAATGATGATATCAGTTCCTCTTGTTGCAGTACTTCAGGTTTTACTGCGGCATATGTGGTTCTATGATAGATACAGAACGATGAGGTAG
- a CDS encoding RelA/SpoT family protein: protein MDKNIEKDGTQAVTEQENVRTPVSKNVNTKAAVFNKNLNEETIHTDASASTLAEFLIHQDEYVKKQHEKKDFAGEEAAEYQKLIDKVKTYITDKKSLEAIREAYELADKAHSGQIRATGEPYIVHPLAVAYILAELEIDTQGIIAALLHDVVEDTDYTLDDIKMLFGDEVAFLVDGVTKLSQFHYKDKEDQQLENFRKMFLAMAKDIRVVVIKLADRLHNMRTLGVFRKDKQQRIARETIEIYAPLAHRLGIYNIKWELEDLCFHYLHPDEYYDLVRQMKQKRKAREEIVNDTMRVLHENIEKAGIQATITGRPKHFYSIYKKMKRDGKDLSQIYDLYAVRVIVDTIPQCYAILGIVHTLWKPLPNRFKDYIAVPKPNMYQSLHTTVIGTKGQPVEIQIRTWEMHHISEYGVAAHWRYKEGKQAGSKDFDTKISWLRRILEWQDTSNPKEFMNALKLDVFSDEVFVFTPKGDVTNLPKGSIPIDFAYRIHTEVGNRCVGAKINNKIVPLDTKLKNGDIVSIITSKTGKPSYDWINMVGAADSKAKIRSWFKKENKPENIARGQELLIQEADRLGFEWKKLTQKNRLEDIAKTFNNITEEDLLASVGYGGIPSKSVILKLAEVYKKELNAQKNTAQKTAKDLENLKMRSVKTRSNSGILVKGEEGLVVHLAKCCNPVPGDNIVGFVTRGRGVSVHCVDCPNAVNFPDKDRMIDVSWEDQSGGVFLVTIEVISYDRTGLMADILAALTEMKLSVSSANVKVENSGMAVMNLGIQIKDLQQLDYIMTKVRRIKGVHSVRRMRSAQQGEA, encoded by the coding sequence ATGGATAAAAATATCGAAAAAGACGGAACGCAGGCAGTGACGGAGCAAGAGAATGTACGCACTCCGGTCAGCAAGAACGTTAATACCAAAGCGGCAGTCTTCAATAAGAACCTGAATGAAGAGACGATACATACAGATGCGTCTGCCTCGACTCTGGCAGAGTTCCTGATTCATCAGGATGAATATGTAAAAAAACAGCATGAAAAGAAAGATTTTGCCGGAGAAGAAGCAGCAGAGTACCAGAAGCTGATTGATAAGGTCAAGACGTACATAACTGACAAGAAAAGTCTTGAAGCCATCAGAGAGGCATATGAACTTGCAGACAAAGCACACAGCGGACAGATCCGGGCTACCGGAGAACCATATATTGTCCATCCTCTCGCAGTCGCATATATTCTGGCTGAACTCGAAATTGATACGCAGGGAATCATTGCGGCACTCCTTCATGATGTAGTGGAAGACACGGATTACACACTCGATGATATAAAAATGCTCTTCGGAGATGAAGTTGCGTTTCTTGTAGACGGTGTCACGAAACTTTCTCAATTCCATTACAAGGATAAGGAAGATCAGCAGCTGGAAAACTTCAGGAAAATGTTCCTGGCGATGGCTAAGGATATCAGAGTTGTCGTTATAAAACTGGCTGACAGACTTCACAATATGCGTACGCTCGGCGTATTCCGCAAGGACAAGCAGCAGCGTATAGCAAGAGAAACGATAGAAATATATGCTCCTCTGGCTCACCGTCTTGGTATTTACAATATCAAATGGGAGCTGGAAGATCTGTGCTTCCATTACCTGCATCCGGATGAATATTATGACCTTGTCCGTCAGATGAAGCAGAAGAGGAAGGCCCGTGAAGAAATCGTTAATGATACGATGAGAGTCCTTCACGAAAACATAGAGAAGGCCGGAATCCAGGCAACAATAACGGGAAGACCGAAGCATTTTTACAGCATATATAAGAAAATGAAGAGGGATGGCAAGGACTTATCCCAGATTTATGATCTGTATGCAGTCAGGGTTATTGTCGACACGATTCCGCAGTGTTATGCAATTTTGGGAATTGTGCATACGCTTTGGAAACCGCTGCCTAACAGGTTCAAGGATTATATCGCTGTTCCTAAGCCTAATATGTATCAGTCCCTCCATACAACAGTCATCGGTACTAAGGGACAGCCGGTTGAAATCCAGATAAGAACATGGGAAATGCATCATATTTCTGAATATGGTGTAGCAGCCCACTGGCGCTACAAGGAAGGGAAACAGGCCGGTTCAAAGGATTTTGATACGAAAATCAGCTGGCTCCGCAGGATTCTCGAATGGCAGGATACCAGCAATCCGAAAGAGTTCATGAATGCATTGAAACTCGATGTATTTTCAGACGAGGTATTCGTATTCACACCAAAAGGTGATGTCACCAATCTGCCTAAAGGGTCGATCCCGATCGATTTCGCATATAGGATTCATACGGAGGTCGGCAACAGATGTGTTGGGGCAAAAATAAATAATAAGATTGTCCCGCTCGATACAAAACTCAAGAATGGCGATATTGTTTCGATTATAACATCAAAGACGGGAAAACCTAGCTATGACTGGATCAATATGGTTGGGGCAGCTGATAGTAAAGCTAAAATCAGGAGCTGGTTCAAGAAGGAAAATAAACCGGAGAATATTGCCCGCGGCCAGGAGCTTCTGATCCAGGAAGCAGACCGTCTTGGATTTGAATGGAAGAAACTGACACAGAAGAACAGGCTTGAAGATATTGCCAAAACTTTCAATAATATTACGGAAGAGGATCTTCTTGCATCTGTAGGATATGGTGGAATCCCATCCAAGAGCGTCATACTCAAGCTTGCCGAAGTATACAAAAAAGAACTGAATGCACAGAAAAATACTGCGCAGAAAACGGCAAAAGATCTTGAAAACCTGAAAATGCGCAGCGTAAAGACCAGATCCAACAGCGGCATTCTCGTAAAAGGAGAGGAAGGTCTTGTCGTACATTTGGCCAAGTGCTGCAATCCGGTACCTGGTGATAACATAGTAGGCTTTGTTACAAGGGGAAGGGGCGTATCTGTACACTGTGTGGACTGCCCGAATGCTGTTAATTTCCCTGACAAGGACCGGATGATTGATGTATCCTGGGAAGATCAGTCTGGCGGAGTTTTCCTTGTAACCATTGAAGTTATCAGTTATGACCGTACAGGTTTGATGGCAGATATTCTGGCGGCACTGACTGAAATGAAGTTGTCAGTTTCTTCTGCAAATGTAAAAGTAGAAAATAGTGGTATGGCTGTAATGAATCTGGGAATCCAGATCAAGGATCTCCAGCAGCTTGATTATATTATGACAAAAGTCAGACGAATCAAGGGCGTTCATTCTGTACGCCGTATGAGATCAGCACAGCAGGGAGAGGCCTGA
- a CDS encoding MBL fold metallo-hydrolase codes for MKIEYMTLGPFATNTYIVYDEKTLHGVVIDPSFSPDKYISELNDKKIILESILLTHAHVDHLAGLNQLREAFPDAKFYMDKRDEELLRDPNMNLSDFLPEPIVCKPADVWVKDRDIIKTCGLEFTVLDTAGHTPGGISFYLKNEGIVFTGDSLFQGSIGRTDFPGGNLKELLTNIMQNLFQLPDSVRVLSGHGEITTVGYEKESNPFFQEEF; via the coding sequence GTGAAAATTGAATATATGACTCTTGGGCCGTTTGCGACAAACACTTATATTGTTTATGATGAAAAAACTTTACATGGTGTAGTAATAGACCCTTCTTTTTCACCAGATAAATATATCAGCGAATTGAATGACAAGAAAATAATCTTGGAATCCATTCTCCTGACGCATGCACATGTGGATCATCTGGCAGGTTTGAATCAGCTGCGGGAAGCTTTTCCTGATGCCAAGTTTTACATGGATAAAAGAGACGAGGAGCTTCTCCGTGATCCGAATATGAATTTATCTGATTTTCTGCCGGAACCCATTGTCTGCAAGCCTGCAGATGTATGGGTCAAAGACAGAGATATAATCAAGACCTGCGGGCTGGAATTTACAGTTCTTGATACCGCCGGTCATACGCCGGGAGGGATTTCCTTCTATCTGAAAAATGAGGGAATCGTTTTTACCGGGGACTCGCTGTTCCAGGGGTCCATTGGACGAACTGATTTCCCCGGCGGGAATCTGAAAGAATTATTGACAAATATCATGCAAAATCTGTTCCAGCTGCCTGATTCGGTCCGCGTGCTTTCAGGGCATGGCGAGATAACGACAGTGGGTTATGAAAAAGAAAGCAATCCTTTTTTTCAGGAGGAATTTTAA
- the aspS gene encoding aspartate--tRNA ligase — protein sequence METMAGMHRSCGCGHVTELDYGKELTLAGWVNTRRDHGGLIFIDLRDRSGIVQLVMSPQYGEEAFHKAESVRSEYVLAIKGKVRARSEDTINPKMKTGKVEVVVTELRILNKSKTPPFYVEDGIDVDENVRLKYRYIDLRRPEMQNNLIMRHKIVHEMRTFLDKHDFLEIETPMLTKSTPEGARDYLVPSRVNLGKFYALPQSPQLFKQLLMVSGFERYFQVARCFRDEDLRADRQPEFTQLDMELSFEDQDFILDLMEHMMQTVFKNVLDIDIQIPFKRIKWDDAMNLYGSDKPDLRFDMHFYDVSSLLVDTGFKVFRSVLDNGGVVKAINVKGYAGIPRRELDGLVDYVGRYGAKGLAWIGFNNDGSLKCQITKFLGEEKIREIGKACEAELGDLILIIADKPKVVAQALGELRLEMGRRMNLIDPNEFCFRWVTDFPMFEYSEEEHRYVAEHHPFTAPRDEDIQYLSTDPSKVYAKAYDMVLNGVEAGGGSLRIYQEDLQEKVFRAIGITEEEAQQKFGFLLDAFKYGAPPHAGIALGLDRLVMLMLHLESIRDVIAFPKTQSAIDPLTQAPSYVADKQLKELHIKVETKKDKEKDLFEDD from the coding sequence ATGGAAACAATGGCAGGTATGCATCGATCCTGCGGATGCGGTCATGTAACAGAACTTGACTATGGCAAAGAACTTACATTAGCTGGATGGGTTAATACACGAAGAGATCATGGCGGATTGATCTTTATTGATCTTCGTGATCGCAGCGGGATTGTACAGCTGGTCATGAGTCCACAGTATGGTGAGGAAGCTTTCCATAAGGCTGAATCCGTACGCAGTGAATATGTTCTTGCAATTAAGGGAAAAGTAAGAGCAAGAAGCGAAGATACAATCAACCCGAAGATGAAAACAGGCAAAGTTGAGGTTGTAGTAACTGAACTTCGCATTTTGAATAAATCCAAGACTCCTCCATTCTACGTTGAGGATGGAATTGATGTAGATGAAAACGTTCGCCTGAAGTACAGATACATTGATTTGAGACGTCCGGAAATGCAGAATAACCTGATCATGCGTCATAAGATTGTTCATGAAATGAGAACATTCCTTGACAAACATGATTTCCTTGAAATTGAAACCCCGATGCTTACAAAGAGCACACCGGAAGGCGCACGCGACTATTTGGTTCCCAGCCGTGTCAACTTGGGCAAGTTCTATGCACTTCCTCAGTCACCACAGCTCTTCAAACAGCTTCTGATGGTGTCTGGATTTGAAAGATATTTCCAGGTTGCACGCTGCTTCAGAGACGAAGATCTGCGCGCTGACAGACAGCCGGAATTCACTCAGCTGGATATGGAACTTTCCTTTGAAGATCAGGACTTCATCCTTGATCTGATGGAACACATGATGCAGACGGTTTTCAAGAATGTTTTAGACATTGATATCCAGATTCCGTTTAAACGTATTAAATGGGATGATGCAATGAATCTTTACGGATCTGATAAACCAGATCTGAGATTTGATATGCATTTCTATGATGTATCTTCTTTATTGGTCGATACAGGATTTAAGGTATTCCGTTCTGTTCTCGATAATGGCGGCGTAGTCAAGGCTATTAATGTTAAGGGCTATGCAGGCATTCCACGCCGTGAATTAGACGGACTTGTCGATTATGTTGGAAGATATGGCGCAAAGGGCCTTGCATGGATCGGATTCAATAACGACGGCAGCCTGAAATGCCAGATTACCAAATTCCTCGGCGAAGAAAAAATCAGAGAAATTGGCAAGGCCTGCGAAGCAGAACTTGGCGATTTGATCCTTATTATTGCTGATAAGCCGAAGGTAGTAGCTCAGGCTTTGGGCGAACTGCGCCTTGAAATGGGACGCAGAATGAATCTGATTGATCCGAACGAATTCTGCTTCCGCTGGGTTACCGATTTCCCGATGTTTGAATACAGCGAAGAAGAACATAGATATGTAGCTGAACATCATCCTTTCACTGCACCGCGTGATGAAGACATTCAGTATCTCTCCACTGATCCGTCCAAGGTATATGCTAAAGCTTACGACATGGTTCTCAATGGTGTCGAAGCCGGCGGCGGAAGCCTCCGTATCTATCAGGAAGATCTGCAGGAGAAGGTATTTAGGGCAATTGGAATTACCGAAGAAGAAGCTCAGCAGAAATTCGGATTCCTTCTTGATGCATTCAAGTATGGTGCACCGCCGCATGCAGGCATTGCACTCGGCCTTGACAGACTCGTTATGCTGATGCTTCATCTGGAATCTATCCGCGACGTAATTGCATTCCCGAAGACACAGAGCGCTATTGATCCATTGACACAGGCTCCATCTTATGTTGCTGACAAACAGCTGAAAGAACTGCACATTAAAGTTGAAACGAAGAAAGATAAAGAAAAAGATCTTTTTGAAGACGATTAA
- the hisS gene encoding histidine--tRNA ligase, which translates to MQALKGTHDILPSEVYKWDYMESVIRDVCARYGYKEIRTPIIEATELFQRGIGDSTDVVSKEMYTFLDRGNRSVTLRPENTASAVRAFLEHKLYADQQVHKMFYIGSMFRYDRPQAGRYREFHQFGLEVLGASSPLADAEVIAMACEIFHKLGLKDLDLHINSIGDKNCRPAYRQKLIDFFMPKVDQLCDDCKERLLKNPLRILDCKEEGCKAASVGAPVITDYLCEDCNTKFEAVKKYLTALGIDYTVDPKLVRGLDYYTNTAFEIQYPPLGAQSAVCGGGRYDGLVEEMGGPSTPGIGFAIGLERLLLALEMQNLIPVPQSAHKVYIASLGQDAVIEGIKIQHLLRSEGVIAEMDLQDKSLKGQMKQAGKSKADFAIIIGSNELEEKAVTVKNMNNGEQKQVPFDNVAEYIPSALKNN; encoded by the coding sequence ATGCAGGCGTTAAAAGGGACCCATGACATTTTACCCAGTGAAGTGTATAAATGGGATTATATGGAAAGCGTTATACGAGACGTATGTGCTCGCTATGGATACAAAGAGATTAGAACACCTATCATTGAAGCAACTGAACTTTTTCAGCGCGGAATTGGGGACTCGACGGATGTCGTATCTAAAGAAATGTACACATTTCTTGACAGAGGCAACAGATCTGTAACACTGAGACCTGAAAATACAGCTTCTGCAGTCCGTGCATTCCTGGAACATAAACTGTATGCTGACCAGCAGGTTCATAAGATGTTTTATATTGGATCAATGTTCAGATATGACAGGCCGCAGGCAGGGAGATACAGAGAATTCCATCAATTCGGGCTGGAAGTACTGGGAGCATCTTCTCCGCTGGCTGATGCTGAAGTTATTGCCATGGCTTGTGAAATATTCCATAAGCTTGGATTAAAAGACCTTGATCTTCATATCAATTCAATCGGGGATAAGAATTGCCGTCCTGCATACAGGCAGAAATTGATTGATTTCTTCATGCCTAAAGTTGATCAGTTATGTGATGACTGCAAGGAAAGGCTTCTGAAAAATCCGCTCCGCATATTAGACTGCAAGGAAGAAGGCTGCAAGGCTGCATCTGTTGGAGCGCCTGTGATTACCGATTATCTTTGTGAAGACTGCAATACCAAATTCGAAGCAGTCAAAAAGTATCTGACTGCTTTAGGAATCGATTATACGGTAGACCCCAAGCTTGTCAGGGGATTGGATTATTATACCAACACCGCTTTTGAAATTCAGTATCCGCCTCTTGGCGCACAGAGCGCTGTTTGCGGCGGAGGCAGATATGATGGTCTGGTTGAAGAAATGGGCGGGCCGTCCACTCCTGGAATCGGATTCGCCATCGGTCTTGAAAGACTGCTGCTCGCTTTGGAAATGCAGAATCTGATTCCTGTTCCGCAAAGCGCACATAAAGTTTATATTGCTTCTTTAGGACAGGATGCAGTCATTGAAGGAATAAAGATCCAGCATCTGCTCCGCTCTGAAGGAGTGATTGCGGAAATGGATCTTCAGGATAAGAGCCTGAAGGGACAGATGAAGCAGGCAGGCAAATCAAAAGCTGATTTTGCAATTATCATTGGCAGCAATGAATTGGAAGAAAAAGCTGTAACCGTTAAAAACATGAATAATGGGGAACAAAAGCAGGTTCCTTTCGATAATGTTGCTGAATATATCCCTTCAGCTTTGAAAAACAATTGA
- a CDS encoding Fur family transcriptional regulator, producing MKKATVMSTLKKKIKEHQYKFTTQRKIVLQAFLDSKENHMSAEDVYEIVHEENPAIGLATVYRSLELFTSLELLKKLDFGDGRSRYELNDKTITHSHHHLICLGCGKVVEFSYDFLNDVKDKIQKENGFNIVDYQLKFYGYCKDCIKKANNNKG from the coding sequence ATGAAAAAAGCAACCGTAATGAGCACGCTTAAGAAGAAAATAAAAGAGCATCAGTATAAATTCACGACGCAAAGGAAGATTGTGCTTCAGGCGTTTCTGGACAGCAAAGAGAACCATATGAGTGCTGAGGACGTATATGAAATCGTACATGAAGAAAATCCTGCGATTGGTTTGGCAACTGTATATCGTTCTTTGGAACTGTTTACATCTTTGGAATTGCTCAAGAAGCTGGACTTTGGTGACGGCAGAAGCCGGTATGAATTGAACGATAAAACAATTACGCATTCCCATCATCATCTGATTTGTCTGGGATGCGGAAAAGTTGTTGAATTTTCGTATGATTTCCTGAACGATGTCAAGGATAAAATACAGAAAGAAAATGGATTTAATATCGTAGATTACCAGTTGAAATTTTATGGCTATTGCAAGGATTGCATAAAAAAGGCAAATAATAATAAAGGATGA
- the dtd gene encoding D-aminoacyl-tRNA deacylase, giving the protein MRAVVQRCNWCKITLENGEVSETGKGLVVLLGVGKEDNDNDVNYIADKVMNMRVFEDENQKMNLSLKDVNGELAIVSQFTLYGDMRKGRRPSFFEAEAPERANELYNQLVERCRDSGVHVKTGEFQTYMKINLENDGPVTILLDSKRNF; this is encoded by the coding sequence ATGAGAGCAGTCGTACAACGATGCAATTGGTGCAAAATCACTCTTGAAAACGGAGAAGTCTCCGAAACGGGAAAGGGACTAGTCGTTCTTCTTGGGGTCGGTAAGGAAGATAATGATAATGATGTAAATTATATTGCCGATAAAGTTATGAATATGAGAGTTTTTGAAGATGAAAACCAGAAAATGAATCTTTCTCTCAAAGATGTGAATGGAGAGCTTGCCATTGTATCGCAATTCACTTTATATGGTGATATGAGAAAAGGGAGACGTCCCAGTTTCTTTGAAGCGGAAGCTCCGGAACGTGCCAATGAATTATATAACCAGCTCGTTGAGAGGTGCAGAGATTCCGGAGTGCATGTCAAGACAGGAGAGTTTCAGACCTATATGAAAATCAATCTGGAGAATGACGGACCTGTTACGATTCTCCTGGACAGCAAAAGGAATTTCTAA
- a CDS encoding replication-associated recombination protein A → MDSLFDLDQNDHMKFAPLAERMRPKKLSDVVGQELAVGPNSFLAKMIQKDMVPSILLFGPPGCGKTTIATVIANITKSKFVKLNATASGIKEIRDLAKSAKDELQFYQRRTIVFVDEIHRFNKGQQDILLPYVEDGTFILIGATTENPYFEINAPLLSRLRLIRLKALDEESIVEILERALNDRERGLGKHGYHVSRPVLKMVASYASGDSRAALNLLEQATALLEDNGTLTEKELKELAGEKILNYDKNGDYHYDVVSAFIKSMRGSDPDAALHYLARMINSGEKPSFISRRIIICAAEDVGLADPNALTVAVEAAKAAEFVGFPEAQIPLAEAVLYICLAPKSNSAVMGIMAASAEAGKRSDWSIPDYLRDAHYAGAAKLGHGNGYLYPHDFGGWVEQEYMPSELKGHVYYSPGKNGMESSLESRWNNFRRKNK, encoded by the coding sequence ATGGATTCACTATTTGATCTAGACCAGAATGACCACATGAAATTTGCACCTCTTGCAGAGAGAATGCGGCCTAAGAAGTTGTCCGATGTCGTAGGACAGGAGCTTGCTGTCGGCCCAAATTCATTTCTAGCTAAGATGATTCAAAAGGACATGGTTCCTTCCATTCTGCTATTTGGGCCTCCCGGCTGCGGAAAGACCACGATTGCTACTGTCATTGCCAATATAACTAAAAGCAAGTTTGTGAAATTGAATGCGACTGCCAGCGGCATAAAGGAAATCAGGGATTTGGCCAAAAGCGCGAAGGATGAGCTTCAGTTTTATCAGAGACGCACTATTGTTTTTGTTGATGAAATTCATCGTTTCAATAAAGGACAGCAGGATATTCTGCTGCCATATGTTGAGGATGGAACATTTATATTAATCGGCGCAACGACCGAAAATCCTTATTTTGAGATCAATGCACCGCTTTTATCAAGATTAAGGCTGATCCGCTTAAAAGCACTGGATGAGGAAAGCATTGTTGAAATACTTGAACGGGCACTCAATGACAGGGAGCGGGGACTTGGAAAACATGGCTACCATGTTTCGAGGCCCGTATTGAAAATGGTAGCTTCCTATGCTTCAGGGGATTCACGCGCAGCGCTCAACTTATTAGAGCAGGCAACGGCACTTCTTGAGGACAATGGAACGCTTACAGAAAAGGAACTCAAGGAGCTGGCGGGCGAAAAGATACTCAACTATGATAAAAACGGGGATTATCATTATGATGTTGTCTCAGCCTTTATAAAAAGCATGCGCGGCAGTGATCCGGATGCTGCACTCCATTATCTGGCCAGAATGATCAACAGCGGGGAGAAACCCTCATTCATTTCAAGAAGAATCATCATCTGTGCTGCTGAAGATGTCGGCCTGGCTGATCCCAATGCATTGACCGTTGCAGTGGAAGCTGCAAAAGCGGCTGAATTTGTTGGATTTCCAGAGGCACAGATTCCTTTGGCAGAAGCTGTCTTATACATATGTCTTGCACCTAAGAGCAACAGCGCTGTTATGGGGATCATGGCAGCTTCCGCAGAGGCGGGGAAACGGTCCGACTGGTCAATTCCTGATTACCTGAGAGATGCTCATTATGCGGGCGCCGCGAAATTAGGTCATGGCAATGGATATTTATATCCACATGATTTTGGCGGATGGGTGGAGCAGGAATATATGCCAAGTGAACTTAAGGGGCATGTTTATTATTCACCGGGAAAGAACGGTATGGAGTCTTCGCTTGAAAGCAGATGGAATAATTTTAGACGGAAAAACAAATAA